The DNA segment GCGCACCTGGAGGACGCTTGATTGCGGGCGTTTGCTGGGTCTGGAGGTCTTCTTCATGGCGGTGTCCGGCGGACGGGCGGTGAGGCCCGCGGTTTATCGTTCCACGTTCAATGACAGTTCGGCGATGGTCTGGCAGAGGGCGGGGAAATGGATGCCTGCGGCGGCGGCGGCCTTCGGCAGGAGACTGGTCTCGGTCATGCCCGGGATGGTGTTCGCCTCCAGGACGAACGGACGGTTGTCCTTGTCCAGCAGGACGTCCACGCGGGCATAGACTTCGATGCCCAGCGCCTTGTAGGCGGCCAGAGCGGCTTCCTGCACGGAGCGGGTCGTTTCCTCATCCAGATCAGCCGGGCAGATGTACTGGCTGCCTTTTCCGCCGGAGAGCCAGGGGTATTTGCTGGAGAAGTCGTAGTCGCCGTCCGGCGGGATGATGTGGACGACGGGCAGCGGGGTGCCATCCAGGATGCCCACGGTCAGTTCCCTGCCCTCGATGAATTCCTCGAGGAGCACGACGCCGTATTTCTCCGCGGCTTTCAGCAGCGCGGTGGGCACGTCATCCTGCACTTTCACGATCTGGATGCCCACGCTGGAGCCTTCCAGCGGCGGCTTGATGACCAGCGGCGCCTTGATGGTGGGGTTCGGCAGCAGGCCGGGTGAGAGGACAAGGACCTCCGAACGGGCGGTGGGGACGCCCGCCGCCACGAAGCGTTCCTTGGCGAGGGACTTGTCGATGGCGAGCTTGCTGCTCGCGGAGCCCGCACCGGTGTAGGGGATGCCCCTGGCTTCCAGGAAATCCTGGAGCTGGCCGTCTTCGCCGAAGGTGCCGTGGATGGCGTTGAAGGCGAGGTCGGTGCCTTCCGGCAGATCGACCGTGGTGCCGGTCACGTCCACGGTGACCGCGTCATGGCCGGCGTCGGTGAGCGCCTTGTGGATGGCCTTGCCGGTGGCGAGTGAAACCTCGCGCTCGGCGCCGGGGCCACCCATCAGGACGGCGATTCTCTTTCCTTGGAGCATGGCTTTCAGAAATCGGGTTCGTCTTCGCCGAGGATCTTGACCTCCGTTTCGAGGTCGACGTAGCGCTCGGTTTTGGCTTTGGCCTGGATGGATTCGATGAGGGTGAGGATCTCGGTGGCGGAGGCACCACCGGTGTTGACGATGAAGTTGCCGTGGGATTCGGAAACGGCGGCCTTGCCGACGGACGTGCCCTTCAGGCCCATGGAGTCCACCAGGCGGCCCGCCGCGATGACTTCCGGATTCTTGAAGACACATCCGGCGGATGCGGCGATGGGCTGTGAACTACGGCGCTTTTCGCGGGATTCTTCCCAGCGGGCCTTGATGTTTTCAGGTTTGTCAGGCTTGCCCTTGAAGACGGCCTGGAGCGCGAAGTTGCGGCGGAGTTCCGGCACGTTCCGGTAGCTGGCGACGATCTCGTCCCGCTCCCGGGTGCGGATCACGCCGTCCTCATCCAGGAAGGTGACGCGCACCACCTGATCGAAGGTTTCCGATCCCATAGCACCGGCGTTCATCCGGAGAGCGCCGCCGACATTGCCGGGGATGCCCTCCATCCATTCGAATCCGCCGATGCCGTGTCCTCCTGCCGCGCTGGCGAGTTTCTTCAGACGGACCCCGGCACCCGCCGTGACATGGCCCTTGCCGTCCACGGTCACCTCGGAGAACACACCGCCGCTGGGGTGGATGACAGCACCGCGGATGCCGCCGTCGCGCACCAGCAGGTTCGACCCCCGGCCGACCACCCGTACCGGGATGCCGCGCTCCCGGCAATAGCTGACGAGGAAGGCGAAGGCGTAGAAACTGTGCGGCTCCATCCAATACTGCGCCGGTCCGCCGACGAGCATGGTGGTGTGCTTCTTCATCGGCTCGTAGAGACGGCCCTCGATTTCGCCCTCCGGCATCAGGGCGCGCATTTCCTCGAGCACCTTGAGATCCGCGGAGATCTTCGTCCCGATCTCATGGACGTTCCCCGCACCGAGGGTGATGAGGAGATCCCCCGGCTCCAGCGCGTTGCCGACGGCGTGGTGGGCGGTCGCCAGATCCGGCACATAGGTCACCCGGATGTCGCCATGTTTTTCCACGGCATCGACCAAGGTCTGCCCGGAAATGCCCTCGATCGGCTTTTCGGAAGCGGCATAGACATCCGTGATGAAAATCCGGTCCGCCGCCTGCAGGACCTTGCCGAAATCATCGGCGAGCGCTTGGGTGCGGGTGTAGCGGTGGGGCTGGAACAGGACGACAACGCGGCCGGGCTTCAGCGAGCGGGCGGTCTGCAGCGTCGCCGCCAGCTCGGACGGATGGTGGCCGTAGTCATCCACGATGCGGTAGTCCTTCGAGAGGTACTTCGTCTCGAAGCGCCGCTTCGCTCCGGCGAAAGTGGCGAGGGCACGCGCCACCTTGGCGAATTCCGCGCCGCAGCAGTCCGCCAGCGCGATCGCGCCGAGGGCGTTGAGGATATTGTGGTTTCCGGGGATGCCGAGTTCCACATCGCCCAGCGGCTCGCCGTTCTTCATCACGCAGAAGGCGGATGAGCCTTTCAGGTCGCGGATGTCGGACGCGGTGTAGTCCGCGTCGTCCCAGCCGTAGGAGATCGCATTCGGCCGTCCCGAGCAGATTTCATGGGCGACCGGATCTTCCGCGCAGAAGACGATCTTGCCGGTGGTCTGGTCCGCCAGCTTCGTGAAGACCTCCTTGATGTGGTCGAGATCGCGGTAGAAATCGAGATGCTCCGCCTCGATGTTGAGGATGATCGAGTGTTCCGGGTGGTAGAGGGCCAGCGTGCCGTCGCTCTCATCCCCTTCCGCCACCATGTGGGTGCCGTCTTCCGACCATTTCGCGTTCGCGCCCAGGATCGGGATCTCCGCGCCGACGTAGTGGCTGGGTTTCTGTCCGGCCTCACGCAACACGTGCGCGGTCATGGAGGAAGTCGTGGTTTTCCCGTGCGTTCCGGAAATGACGATGCCCTTCTTCGTGTGGAGGATGGCGGCCAGGCACTCGGCGCGGCGCAGCAGGGGGATGCCCGCATCCACAGCGGCGGCGTAGGCGGGATTTTCCGGACGGATGGCGGAGGAATACACCACCAGGTCAGCGTCCTTCACGGCTTCCCCGGTCTGCGGCGACCAGAACTCCAGGCCGATCTTCTGCATCCGCTCCGTTTCCCGGGTGGTCACACGGTCGCAGCCGCTCACCCGGTGGCCCATGCCAAGGAGCAGCAGCGCGAGGCCGCTCATGCCCGAACCGGCGACGCCGATGAGGTGGATGTGCAGCGGGTTGCTGCGGTCGGTGAGGCGCTGGCTGAGATCGGTCATGATGGGGAGACGGTGGCTTCGATGGCGCGGCAGACGCGATCCGCGGCGTCCGGGATCGCAAGTGCGCGGGCGGCTTGTGCCATGCGCTCACGGGTTTGCAAGTCTGTCAAAATCCCCGTCGCCATTCCGGCGAGGGTGGCGGCGTCCAGGTCTTTCTGCTGGATGAGATGCGCGGCGCCCGCTTTGGCGAAAACTTCCGCGTTTTTCGTCTGGTGGTCGTCCGCCGCGAACGGGAACGGCACCAGGATGGATGGGATCCCGGAAATGGCGATTTCCGTCAGGCTTGAGGCCCCGGACCGGGAAATGATCAGGTCCGCCACGGCATAGGCCGACGGCATCTGGTCGCAGAATCCCAGGATTTTGTGGTTCTCCCGCCCTCCGGCGATCTTGCTGACCGCCTCGAAATCAAGGTTTCCGGCGATGTGGAGGACCTGGAAGTTCACCGGCAGAAGGTTGCCTGCTTCCGCGCAGAGACGGTTCAGGCCCTGGGCCCCTTGGCTGCCCCCGGTGACCACGATGGTCGGTTTGGCAGGGTCCAAGCCGAATCTCGCTGCGGCCTCTTCCCGGCTGGGCAGGGCCAGGATCTCCGGCCGGACCGGTGTGCCGGTCAGCTCCGGATTGTGCCGGGGGAAGAACGCTTTGGCAGGCTCCAGACCCAGAAAGACCTGGGTGCAAAAGCGGCTGGTCAGCACGTTCGCCCGGCCCGGCCGCGCGTTCGAGTCATGGATGAACGTCTTCAGCCCCAGTTTGTGCCCCGCATAAACCGGCGGCAGGGAGGTGAAGCCTCCCATTCCCAGCACCGCGTCCGGCTGGTAGTCGCGGATCAGCTTCTTCGAGTGGCCGATGGCCTTCCAGAGCTTGATGAGGAAGGGGATCATCTTCGGGGAGGTGGTCGCCGGCTTGGCAACCGCCTGCACCCGCTCGAAGCGGAGATGGCTGTATTTCGCGGATGCCTGGGAATCGATCTTCTTCTCGGAGATCAGCAGCATCGCATCATGCCCGCCCGCTTTGAGGGCCTCCGCCACGGCGATCCCGGGAAACAAGTGGCCACCGGTGCCACCACAGGCGATGAGAATTTTGAGGGATCTGGACACGTGGGAAATTCAGTGGGAGCGACGATCAGAAAAGCGCGAATCGCCGGGGAAGAGGGGGATTTCCCCTGCGCTGGCGGAAATGTAAAACAAATCCTAAATATCAAGCAAACCCCAAAAGGGGATCCGGAGCTTTTTGGACGGGTATTCCCGGTTTTCCAGCGTGTGGTAACCGGAAGAAACTTGCAGAATGCCCCAGCGGCATGTTATGGGCTGCGCCGCCCGAATGGAAGTGGTTTCAGACATTGCGTTGCCGGTGGATTCGTGTCCCCGGCTTGTTGGGGTTCCGGGGGTACCGGACAGGAAGCGCCTGCGGGCGCTCAGCATCCCGGTTTCCCACTCAAAGACACCGGGCCGTTTCTATGATGCCTGCCGGGTGTTCTGGTTGGGCATTTTCAAATGCACCATGCGGATCCATACCTGTGGTCTGGAAAAGATGGCAGGAATCGAGGACGGGATGCTGGTGGCGGTCAGCCATGTGAGCCATCTCGATCCCATTGTGGTCAGCGCGGTTCTGGCGAGACGGGTCAGTTGGGTATCGAGGATCGAATTTTTCCAGAACTGGATTTCCCGTAAGGTGCTCTACCATGGGGGAGCGTTCCGTGTGGATCGCGGTGGGGCCGCCCTGCCAACCATCCGCGAAGGGCTGAAGCGCCTCGGTCGCGGTGAAGTGGTCGGTATTTTCCCCGAAGGAGAGGTCATGGAGGGTGAGCGTTCCGTCCTGAGGGGCGCGACGGTGAAGCGCGGGGTCTGCACGCTGGCGGCCCGCTCCGGGTGTCCGGTTGTGCCGGTGGTGGTGTTGGGGACGGATCGTTTGAGAAATGTCGGTCCTTGGCTTCCCGCGAAAAGGGGCACGTTGTGGATGCTGGTCGGCGAGCCGCTGCAGGCGGAGCCGGGGGACCATACCAAAGAAGGCCGCCGCCGGTTCGCGGCCCGTCTGGAAGCGGAATATGTGAAGCTCTACGCGGAAATCCGGGGGACCTTCGGGCTGCCGGAGACGATCGTGCCTTGAATGGATGCTTTACGTTTAGGCATTTTGATGCGAATATCCAAGAATGAGAACAACCTTGGATTTGCCTGATCCCATTTTCCGGGATTTAAAGATCCGGGCAGCCCAAGAGGGGGTCAAGATGAAGGAATTGGTGGAGAAATACATCGTAGCAGGACTTCGTGGCCAGCAGGTGGCCGACGGAAAGCCTCTCTCCAGAAGTCCTTTGCCGGTTTTCCGTGAATCCAAAGGGAGTACCGCTCCTGCTCTGTCCAACGCGGAACTGCAGGAGATTCTGGACAAGGAGGATGTTGATGGTCTCCACCATTGATCTGCCGGACGTCAATGTTTGGCTGGCGCTGGCGGATAGCGACCACGCGTTCCATCGGCCGGCGAGAGCCTATTGGGGTGGACTGAGGCCGGAAGGACTGGCCTTCTGCCGTGTGACGATGATGGGGTTCCTCCGGTTGGTCACGCACCCCAAGGTCATGGCGGGCCGACCATATACGAGAACGGAAGCTTGGGAAATCTACCGGACTTTCCGTGCATTGCCAGAGGTCACGTTTCTCAAGGAACCGGACGATGTGGAAATCCATTTTGAGTCGCTGGAGTTTTCCCAGAGGCTTTGGACGGACGCGTACCTCGCGGCGTTCGCTTTGTCGGGAAACCACCGGATCGTCTCATTCGATGCGGATTTCCAACAGTTCAGCGGATTGGAATTGCTTCTGCTGGAACAGTGATTCCTGATCCTCAGCAGAGACGGATCATATCCTTCACGAACTGGCCCCAGAGGAAGAACAGGCCGCGCTTCGAGTATTTGAAATGGCCGTCACCTGTCAGGCGGATGATGCCGGAGGCGAGGTTGTGCTCCACCTGGCTGCGCATCTCCTTTTCGATGCTGTCTTCGATCACCTCGGGATCTGGCATGCGGAGGTCATCCGCGACCTTCATCCGGAGCAGGAATTCCTGATGGTTGGTGAGGATCTGGTGGAAGCAGCTCCGTTCGCAGGGGACATGGTTCCATCGGACGTTGGGAGGACAGCGGAGGGTGGGGGCGAAGGGAAAGTTCGTCGTCCTCCAGATGTTGCCCTTCGAGTCATGGGAGGTGATGGAGATGAAGGCGAAGGTGACGTCGCATTGCTCGCAGAGGCATACCGCGGCGATGGCCCGTTCCTCCGGGTGCCAGAACAGGCGGAAGAACTGCTGCATGCCCGCCCATTCCCAGCCGCAGTCGGAGACATGCTCGAACCCTGCCTCATCCATGGCGGAGGCGGCCTCCGTCGCATTCGGGAAATGGGATGGGTTCGGCAGCGACTTGTGGGAAAGCCGGTTGTCGAGCGGCAGCTTCATCCGCCGGACGCGGGTGAGCAACTCGATCCACGGTAGCAGGAACCACATCCCAGCCCCCATGGCCCCGACCACAATCTTTCCGCTGACGAAGTAGAACAGGAAGAAGGTAGCGCCGAGAAAAAGGGCGGCCCCCAGCTTCCTCAGTACGAACTGCCGGGAACTGCGCAGCGCAACGGCAAGGACAAACAAGCCGATGACGATCAGGGTTTCACGCATGGGTTGGGAGGCGGAATGGGAAATCTGCGGCCGGAACGCCGCAGGTGCGAGAACTTTTCAATGGCCTTCCGCGAGGGCGTCCATGAGGTAGCGTGACGGGCGGAAATTCTCGATGAGCACCTCCCGCTGTTCACCGCGCTTCATCCGGACCTGGCTGATGTTGAAGTTCGGCGTCTTGTGGGGCGCGAACAGGATGTCGTCGTGGGTGGAGTTCTCGTGCTTCTTGAACATCTCCGGGATGATGTCGCCGCCGAGATGGTCGTCGCGGCCGGTGGCGAGGTGGCAGGTGCCGAGAACTTTCTCGTCCTGGATGTCCGCGCCTGACACGGGCAGCACCTGGGTGCCGAAGCCCAGCTCGCCCAGGGTGCCGGTCATCGGGTCATCCTTGAGGCGGGCGTTGTGGGCGTCGATGGTGGCCTGGTTGCCCGCGATGAGGGTGGAGGAAATGATGCGGCGGTCCGTGACCTCCAGCACACCCAGCGTGCCGTCCTCATACTTCATCGGGAACTGGCCGCGGGCGTCGTTCGGGACGAAATAGACTTCCCCGGCAGGAAGGTTCGCCACGTCAGGGGTCCGGCCATTGCACAGGCCGTGGGATTTCTGCGCTTCCTGGTTGCCCAGGCCGAGCCAAGCGGTGAGCACGCGGCCGTCCTCCAGGGCGAAGTCGATCTCGATGGAGTCCGCCTTGGTCAGCGCGGTGCGGAGTTTTTCCGCGTCGCGGGAGACCTCATGGTAGTCCACGGCCAGACCACTGTTCAGGATGATGTCATTCAGCCCGTGCAGCGTCGCGCCGCGGAAGCCGTACTCCTTGCACTTCGCGGTGAGCGGAGCCGTTGCGGAGTAGGTGGAGATGCAGAGGATGATGTCGTAGTTCGGGTAAATGTCGCGGTCCAGGGACAGGTGGTTGCCCGCGGTGTCCCAGACGTCGTCCGCCAGGTCCAGGTTGGAGCCGTAGGTGCATTTGTAGGCGAACATCTCCCCGCCCTTCATGCCCAGTTTCTCCATGCTGCCCTTCCTGAGGCCCTCGTAGAAGTGCTTGTGGGCGTTCTTCTGGACGGGAAAGTCTTCTTCGTTGAGGAAGGCGAAGTCCTTGATGAGTCCCGCGGGTTCATCGAAGTCGATCAGGATACAGACGCGACAGCCCTCGGTCGGGGTGAAGACGGTGTCGAGGAGCCGGGTGAGGTTGAACGGGGGGAACTTGCGGTTCTCCGGGTGGAGGAGGATCTCCTCGCGGAGGTAGTCCGGCAGGCTGGGAGCGGCGGCGTGAAGCATAGATGTTGCTAACTTAGGAACGATGCGGGATGCCGCAAGGGGCTATTTTGGAATGGTCCTGCCGGTGTTTTCTCAGACCCAGGAACGGGACAGCAGCTCCTTGAGCCGCTCCGCATCCGTGGCGGATGTCTTTGCCACGAACCCGCGGGCATGGGCGAAATGAACGTCCGCCTCCTCCCCGATGCGGGTAAAGTCCAGGCCGGGATGGTCATTGTGGCGGGAAAGCGCGTAGCCCGCGCCGCGGCGGTCCGGATACACCAGCCCGGCGATGCCCTGCTCCTCCGGCGGCAGGGACTGGATGTAGCGTCCCATCCCGGAGGATGGTTCGTCCGGCAGCGGCTCGGTGCGTGGCATGGCCAGCACCCGGAACGGGCCGGCCTCATGAGCGATCTCCCAGACCTGCGCGGTCCGCGAGATGTAGTCCAGCCGCTCGCGCAGGTTCCGCAGGTAGGAAAGGAGGTCATCACCGATCCACTTCATCGCTTCCCAAAGTGTGTCGCCCGGCGCGAGCGCGGTGGAGGAGGCGAAGCGGCGCAACAGCGTCAGATCCACGGGTGACTGGAGCTTCGACAGTGTCTCCCGTTCCACTCCCAGCCAGCGGGCGGTCTCCACCGGACCGCGGGTGTCGAACCATTCGGCGGGTTCCAGCCAGTCGCAGAACGCGCGGCCATCATCATAGACGCCCAGATCCATCATCACCAGGCTCAGCGCGCACATCGGCGGGTGATCCTTCGGAAACTGGTGGTGGTCGAAGTTTCCGCGCGCGGGGTCATGCTCGCCCCCGACATCCACCACGGCCGTGGAAAGGTCATCCAGATCCTCCTGGGTTGGCTCACGGCGCACGACGGGCGCTTGGTGGACGGAGATGAGCAGGCAGCAGGCGAGGAACTCGTCTTTGTGGGAGCCGCCGGGGTGGGTGAGGATCAGGGAATAGCTCATGGGACGATGGTTGGAGGAACCGCACCTTAGGCCCGGAACAGAACATGGGAAGAATTTTGCGGAGACAGGAAACGAAGCTTCGCGTGCTTTTTGCCGGACTTTCATCGGATCTTCATCCATCCGGGTAGGCTATCCGGTCATGGGCAGCAAAACACTCAGGGAGGTGCTCCCGCGACAACTGCGCTTCTGGTCCCTCCACTGCACGCTCAATGCCCTGCCGAGTCTGGCGATCGCCCTCGGCTGGCTGGGCCTGTGGAAGAGCGGCGTCGCCATCCTCGCCATGATGTCCGCCATCGTTTCGTTCATCCTTTTATATGCCGTGGTGACTTCGGTGGTCCGTCCGCTGGCGGATGGCGACAGTATCCTCTCGCGGGCGCTCAAGCTCGGGACGAAAACGCGGTCGTTGATTTCGGGAGGCAGCCTGTTGGCCGTCACCACCGGGATGGGGGTGCCATTCACTCCGGATTTCTGGTGCGGCTTCGGGGCGTCCGTGATCGTGGATTCACTGCGGACCATTGCCGAGATCGGAGCGTTTCCAGCTCAGTTCGAGCCGGATGTCCCGCGGCTTGGAAATGTGTCCTTCGGGTCGATCTATCTCACCACGATGCTGGAGGGCCTGCTGCTCTCCATGCTCCTGTTCATGCTGTCCTTCTTTTGCGTGATTCTGCTCCAAAGACGGGACCGGAAAATGGCCTACGCGTCCGGAAGTCCGGTCGGGGAAGCCGTGAATTGAGACGGATTCGCCGGAAAAGCTTGAAAATCACGCCTTGCCAGCGGCGGAAAAAGCGTGCATAGCCCCGGCCCCGCCCGAACCGGGAGGTCCACTCATCGTCGTTTTTTCCCATGTCACTCAAGATCCGAAACCTCGCCATCATCGCCCACGTTGACCATGGGAAGACCACCCTCGTTGACCAACTCCTCCAGGCAGGAGGCACCTACCGTGAGAACCAGGCGCAGCAGGAGCGCGCGATGGACTCCATGGACCTCGAGAAGGAAAAGGGCATCACCATCAAGGCGAAGAACACCTCCATCCACTGGGAAGGCTACACGATCAACATCGTGGACACCCCGGGCCACGCCGACTTCGGCGCGGAAGTGGAGCGCGTGATGAAGATGGTGGACGGCGTGCTTCTCGTCGTGGACGCCTTTGGCGGTCCGCAGGCCCAGACCCGCTTCGTTCTCCGCAAGGCTCTCGCCGAAGGCCTGAAGCCGATCGTCGTCATCAACAAGATCGACCGCCCGCTGGCCGACCCGATGAAGGTGCATGACCAGGTGCTGGAGCTGTTCCTCGACCTGGACGCGACCGAAGACCAGTTCAACGCCCCCTTCGCCTACGGCTCCGCCCGTGACGGCTACTTCATGGACAAGCCGGATGACGAGAAGGTGGACTGCATCCCCCTCCTCAAGAAAATCGTCGAGTTCATCCCCGAGCCGAAGGCCGATCCGGAAGCACCGTTCTCCATGCTCGTCTCCAACATCGAGTGGGACAACTTCGTCGGTCGTGTGGCCGTCGGCAAGGTCCTCGGTGGCAGCGTGAAGAAGGGCGACACCGTCTGGCTGATCCGCAAGGACGGCACCAAGCAACAGTCGAAGGTCATGAAGACCTTCAGCTACTCCGGTCTGGCCACCACCGACTCCGAAGGCTGCTCCGCCGGTGGCATCGTGGGTGTCGCCGCAGGCATCGACAACGTGGACATCGGTGAGACCCTCGCCGGTGCCGCCGATATGGAAGGCTTGCCGTTCGTCGAGATCGACCCGCCGACGGTGTCCATGCAGTTCTCCATCAACGACGGCCCGCTGGCCGGCAAGGAAGGCAAGCACGTGACCTCCCGCGCCATCCGCGAGCGCCTCATGCACGAGCTGAAGACGAACATCTCCATCCAGGTGGAGGACACGGATCAGGCCGGTGTATTCAGTGTCTCCGCCCGGGGTGCCATGCAGATCGCCGTTCTCGTCGAGCAGATGCGCCGCGAGGGCTTCGAGGTCTGCGTCTCCCGTCCGACCGTGATCTACCGCCGCGATGAGAACGGCAAGCTGCTCGAGCCGTTCGAGACCCTCTACGTGGAAGCTCCCGGCGACTACGCCCAAGGCATCCTCAAGAGCATCTCCAACCGCAAGGGCCTGCTGGAGAACATGGACACGGAGGCCTCCGGCCGCGTGTTCATCCAGGCGTCCATCCCGACCCGCGGCCTCATCGGCTTCGAGACGGAGCTGGTCAACCTGACCTCCGGCCACGGCATCATGTCCCA comes from the Luteolibacter sp. SL250 genome and includes:
- a CDS encoding MYG1 family protein; its protein translation is MSYSLILTHPGGSHKDEFLACCLLISVHQAPVVRREPTQEDLDDLSTAVVDVGGEHDPARGNFDHHQFPKDHPPMCALSLVMMDLGVYDDGRAFCDWLEPAEWFDTRGPVETARWLGVERETLSKLQSPVDLTLLRRFASSTALAPGDTLWEAMKWIGDDLLSYLRNLRERLDYISRTAQVWEIAHEAGPFRVLAMPRTEPLPDEPSSGMGRYIQSLPPEEQGIAGLVYPDRRGAGYALSRHNDHPGLDFTRIGEEADVHFAHARGFVAKTSATDAERLKELLSRSWV
- a CDS encoding D-alanine--D-alanine ligase, with amino-acid sequence MLQGKRIAVLMGGPGAEREVSLATGKAIHKALTDAGHDAVTVDVTGTTVDLPEGTDLAFNAIHGTFGEDGQLQDFLEARGIPYTGAGSASSKLAIDKSLAKERFVAAGVPTARSEVLVLSPGLLPNPTIKAPLVIKPPLEGSSVGIQIVKVQDDVPTALLKAAEKYGVVLLEEFIEGRELTVGILDGTPLPVVHIIPPDGDYDFSSKYPWLSGGKGSQYICPADLDEETTRSVQEAALAAYKALGIEVYARVDVLLDKDNRPFVLEANTIPGMTETSLLPKAAAAAGIHFPALCQTIAELSLNVER
- the murG gene encoding undecaprenyldiphospho-muramoylpentapeptide beta-N-acetylglucosaminyltransferase produces the protein MSRSLKILIACGGTGGHLFPGIAVAEALKAGGHDAMLLISEKKIDSQASAKYSHLRFERVQAVAKPATTSPKMIPFLIKLWKAIGHSKKLIRDYQPDAVLGMGGFTSLPPVYAGHKLGLKTFIHDSNARPGRANVLTSRFCTQVFLGLEPAKAFFPRHNPELTGTPVRPEILALPSREEAAARFGLDPAKPTIVVTGGSQGAQGLNRLCAEAGNLLPVNFQVLHIAGNLDFEAVSKIAGGRENHKILGFCDQMPSAYAVADLIISRSGASSLTEIAISGIPSILVPFPFAADDHQTKNAEVFAKAGAAHLIQQKDLDAATLAGMATGILTDLQTRERMAQAARALAIPDAADRVCRAIEATVSPS
- a CDS encoding TA system VapC family ribonuclease toxin yields the protein MLMVSTIDLPDVNVWLALADSDHAFHRPARAYWGGLRPEGLAFCRVTMMGFLRLVTHPKVMAGRPYTRTEAWEIYRTFRALPEVTFLKEPDDVEIHFESLEFSQRLWTDAYLAAFALSGNHRIVSFDADFQQFSGLELLLLEQ
- the typA gene encoding translational GTPase TypA, which translates into the protein MSLKIRNLAIIAHVDHGKTTLVDQLLQAGGTYRENQAQQERAMDSMDLEKEKGITIKAKNTSIHWEGYTINIVDTPGHADFGAEVERVMKMVDGVLLVVDAFGGPQAQTRFVLRKALAEGLKPIVVINKIDRPLADPMKVHDQVLELFLDLDATEDQFNAPFAYGSARDGYFMDKPDDEKVDCIPLLKKIVEFIPEPKADPEAPFSMLVSNIEWDNFVGRVAVGKVLGGSVKKGDTVWLIRKDGTKQQSKVMKTFSYSGLATTDSEGCSAGGIVGVAAGIDNVDIGETLAGAADMEGLPFVEIDPPTVSMQFSINDGPLAGKEGKHVTSRAIRERLMHELKTNISIQVEDTDQAGVFSVSARGAMQIAVLVEQMRREGFEVCVSRPTVIYRRDENGKLLEPFETLYVEAPGDYAQGILKSISNRKGLLENMDTEASGRVFIQASIPTRGLIGFETELVNLTSGHGIMSHLFKEYAEHAGEIVTRTTGTLVSMDSGAATTYSLQALEERGILFVGPNDAVYAGMLVGENPRVGDLPVNPVKEKHLDNMRSSGKDKTSKLTPPVRFSLERAIEYIDADELVEATPKNIRLRKRILDANARKRAAKGPSVEDRSNRG
- the murC gene encoding UDP-N-acetylmuramate--L-alanine ligase; its protein translation is MTDLSQRLTDRSNPLHIHLIGVAGSGMSGLALLLLGMGHRVSGCDRVTTRETERMQKIGLEFWSPQTGEAVKDADLVVYSSAIRPENPAYAAAVDAGIPLLRRAECLAAILHTKKGIVISGTHGKTTTSSMTAHVLREAGQKPSHYVGAEIPILGANAKWSEDGTHMVAEGDESDGTLALYHPEHSIILNIEAEHLDFYRDLDHIKEVFTKLADQTTGKIVFCAEDPVAHEICSGRPNAISYGWDDADYTASDIRDLKGSSAFCVMKNGEPLGDVELGIPGNHNILNALGAIALADCCGAEFAKVARALATFAGAKRRFETKYLSKDYRIVDDYGHHPSELAATLQTARSLKPGRVVVLFQPHRYTRTQALADDFGKVLQAADRIFITDVYAASEKPIEGISGQTLVDAVEKHGDIRVTYVPDLATAHHAVGNALEPGDLLITLGAGNVHEIGTKISADLKVLEEMRALMPEGEIEGRLYEPMKKHTTMLVGGPAQYWMEPHSFYAFAFLVSYCRERGIPVRVVGRGSNLLVRDGGIRGAVIHPSGGVFSEVTVDGKGHVTAGAGVRLKKLASAAGGHGIGGFEWMEGIPGNVGGALRMNAGAMGSETFDQVVRVTFLDEDGVIRTRERDEIVASYRNVPELRRNFALQAVFKGKPDKPENIKARWEESREKRRSSQPIAASAGCVFKNPEVIAAGRLVDSMGLKGTSVGKAAVSESHGNFIVNTGGASATEILTLIESIQAKAKTERYVDLETEVKILGEDEPDF
- a CDS encoding lysophospholipid acyltransferase family protein; the encoded protein is MRIHTCGLEKMAGIEDGMLVAVSHVSHLDPIVVSAVLARRVSWVSRIEFFQNWISRKVLYHGGAFRVDRGGAALPTIREGLKRLGRGEVVGIFPEGEVMEGERSVLRGATVKRGVCTLAARSGCPVVPVVVLGTDRLRNVGPWLPAKRGTLWMLVGEPLQAEPGDHTKEGRRRFAARLEAEYVKLYAEIRGTFGLPETIVP